The Acidimicrobiales bacterium genome has a segment encoding these proteins:
- a CDS encoding alpha/beta hydrolase: MNGSVTLRHGKIDLALHPLRGGDGPHPLLMLHGLGERTPPEVPAPLDAWPGPIWGLDFTGHGESTVPAGGGYTAEVLMGDAATALAHLGRATIHGRGLGAYIALLLAGARAVDVHGAILDDGPGLAGGGPTPPSAVLLRIGEDAPSPPDPYALAELAQDVRPPDYATSFVRQAVHFGSLEPCIAVSARVHPEWLSAVVDEYGVVVESLQDAVARFG; this comes from the coding sequence GTGAACGGATCGGTCACCCTCCGCCACGGCAAGATCGACCTGGCGCTGCACCCACTCCGAGGCGGGGACGGGCCCCACCCGCTGCTCATGTTGCACGGGTTGGGCGAGCGCACCCCACCCGAGGTGCCAGCCCCGCTGGACGCCTGGCCCGGCCCCATCTGGGGCCTCGACTTCACCGGTCACGGCGAGTCGACCGTTCCTGCCGGGGGCGGGTACACCGCCGAGGTGCTCATGGGGGATGCGGCGACGGCGCTGGCCCATCTTGGCCGGGCGACCATCCATGGCCGGGGGCTCGGTGCCTACATCGCACTCCTGCTGGCCGGGGCGCGCGCCGTCGATGTCCACGGCGCCATCCTCGACGATGGCCCCGGACTGGCCGGCGGTGGGCCGACACCGCCCAGCGCGGTGCTGCTGCGCATCGGCGAGGACGCACCGTCACCTCCGGACCCCTACGCGCTGGCCGAGTTGGCCCAGGACGTGCGACCGCCCGACTATGCGACGAGCTTCGTCCGCCAAGCCGTCCACTTCGGCAGTCTCGAGCCGTGCATCGCCGTCAGCGCCCGGGTCCACCCCGAGTGGCTGTCGGCGGTGGTCGACGAGTACGGCGTGGTCGTGGAGTCGCTTCAGGACGCGGTCGCCCGCTTCGGTTGA
- a CDS encoding polyprenyl synthetase family protein: MTTGATPTGATGADAQVPPALVEVAERVGDRLTDVLDDERQRWQKLDPALEAPIVALARLVLSGGKRLRAAFCHWSFVGAGGDPDDPVVLDAGAAFEFLQAFALIHDDVMDGSPTRRGVPAIHAEFADTHRRSGWRGEARRFGEGVAILAGDLAHVYADRLMTHAPEAALAVWHELRIELNVGQYLDIEGTARAATDLSTARRISRYKSGKYTIERPLHLGAALRERLTDLEPALSAYGLPLGEAFQLRDDLLGVYGEAQRTGKPVGDDLREGKPTPLLAIATERADADQRAVLATIGSPDLTSEQVHAIQHVIDVTGARAESEARIAALTDQAADRIAEAPLVPVAVAALQELAAYVGNRQH, encoded by the coding sequence ATGACCACCGGGGCAACACCGACCGGCGCCACCGGCGCTGACGCCCAGGTGCCTCCGGCCTTGGTCGAGGTGGCCGAGCGAGTCGGCGACCGCCTCACCGATGTGCTCGACGACGAGCGCCAGCGGTGGCAGAAGCTCGACCCCGCGCTCGAGGCGCCCATCGTCGCGCTGGCGAGGCTGGTCCTCTCCGGTGGCAAGCGCCTGCGGGCCGCGTTCTGCCACTGGAGCTTCGTCGGAGCCGGTGGTGACCCCGACGATCCGGTCGTCCTCGACGCCGGGGCGGCGTTCGAGTTCCTGCAGGCCTTCGCACTGATCCACGACGACGTGATGGACGGGTCACCCACGCGCCGGGGCGTTCCCGCCATCCATGCCGAGTTCGCCGACACCCACCGACGTTCGGGCTGGCGGGGTGAAGCCCGACGCTTCGGTGAGGGGGTCGCCATCCTGGCCGGCGACCTCGCCCACGTGTACGCCGATCGGCTCATGACCCATGCGCCAGAGGCCGCCCTCGCGGTGTGGCACGAGCTGCGCATCGAGCTCAACGTCGGGCAGTACCTCGACATCGAGGGCACGGCCAGAGCGGCGACCGACCTGAGCACCGCGCGCCGCATCTCGCGCTACAAGTCGGGCAAGTACACGATCGAGCGCCCGCTGCACCTCGGGGCCGCCCTGCGAGAGCGCCTCACCGACCTCGAGCCCGCCCTCTCCGCCTACGGGCTACCCCTCGGCGAGGCGTTCCAACTCCGCGACGACCTGCTCGGTGTGTACGGAGAAGCACAACGCACGGGCAAGCCGGTCGGCGACGACCTCCGGGAAGGAAAGCCGACTCCCCTGCTGGCGATCGCCACCGAGCGGGCCGACGCCGATCAGCGGGCGGTGCTGGCCACCATCGGTTCACCCGACCTCACCTCCGAGCAGGTACATGCCATCCAGCACGTCATCGACGTGACCGGTGCCAGGGCCGAGTCCGAGGCCCGCATCGCCGCGCTCACCGACCAGGCCGCCGATCGGATCGCCGAGGCTCCGCTGGTGCCCGTCGCCGTCGCGGCGCTGCAGGAGCTGGCCGCCTACGTCGGCAACCGTCAGCACTGA
- the xseB gene encoding exodeoxyribonuclease VII small subunit: protein MTDPDPDPSSELGYAEALRELEGIVAELEGEAVDVDHLSHRVRRAAELVRMLRGRIGDARMEVTRVLADLDAATDGTTPEPEPGAPR, encoded by the coding sequence ATGACCGATCCTGATCCCGACCCCTCCTCCGAGCTGGGCTACGCCGAGGCGCTCCGCGAGCTGGAGGGCATCGTCGCCGAACTGGAGGGCGAGGCCGTCGATGTCGACCATCTCTCCCACCGGGTCCGCCGGGCAGCGGAGCTGGTGCGGATGCTGCGTGGCCGCATCGGCGACGCCCGCATGGAGGTCACCCGCGTGCTCGCCGACCTCGATGCCGCCACCGACGGGACCACCCCCGAACCCGAGCCCGGGGCACCCCGGTAG
- the xseA gene encoding exodeoxyribonuclease VII large subunit yields METHTHSVAELNARISDALRDAFGDQVWVQGEIHNWKTSARGHAYFTLVEPGTLGQPSEATLSVVCFAGNRRGVEHVLAKAGGLALGDGLEVRIRGEVVFYPPQGRIQLRMTAIDPRHTLGRMAADRERLLRALAAEGLLERNRQLRLAPVPLRVGVITSEGSAAAHDLLEELAASTYGWQVSLIDTRVQGVDAVDEIVGALRTAARMDLDVVALVRGGGSRSDLVAFDHETVARTIAAMPVPVLTGIGHEVDESVADRVAHRSFKTPTACAAHLCDTVTAYLDRCDDAWRSMAARSLDVLDRHDASVRSAAARVASGARTTLELGAARLVELQAGMAREPERALERAERHVESLHRHVGALDPARVLARGWSITRDADGTLVRSAASVEPGTALSTRVSDGTILSTTTNTITTTETSTETTDDDRS; encoded by the coding sequence GTGGAGACGCACACCCACAGTGTCGCCGAGCTGAACGCGCGGATCTCGGATGCTCTGCGCGACGCCTTCGGTGACCAGGTCTGGGTCCAAGGCGAGATCCACAACTGGAAGACCTCGGCGCGGGGCCATGCCTACTTCACCTTGGTTGAACCAGGGACGCTGGGCCAACCCAGCGAGGCCACCCTGTCGGTGGTGTGCTTCGCCGGGAACCGGCGCGGCGTCGAGCACGTGCTGGCCAAGGCAGGCGGGTTGGCCCTCGGCGACGGTCTCGAGGTCCGCATCCGGGGCGAGGTCGTGTTCTATCCGCCGCAGGGGCGCATCCAGCTGCGCATGACCGCCATCGATCCCCGTCACACCCTCGGGCGCATGGCCGCCGACCGTGAGCGTCTCCTCCGGGCCCTGGCCGCCGAGGGTCTCCTCGAACGCAACCGGCAGCTCCGGCTCGCCCCGGTTCCCCTGCGGGTGGGCGTGATCACCAGTGAAGGCAGCGCCGCCGCCCACGACCTGCTCGAGGAGCTGGCGGCCAGCACCTATGGCTGGCAGGTGTCGCTCATCGACACCAGGGTGCAGGGCGTCGACGCGGTCGACGAGATCGTGGGCGCCCTACGGACCGCTGCCCGCATGGATCTCGACGTCGTCGCCCTCGTCCGCGGCGGCGGCTCACGATCGGATCTGGTCGCCTTCGACCACGAGACAGTGGCACGGACCATCGCCGCCATGCCGGTCCCGGTGCTCACCGGCATCGGCCACGAGGTGGACGAGAGCGTGGCCGACCGCGTCGCCCACCGATCGTTCAAGACCCCCACCGCCTGTGCTGCCCACCTCTGCGACACCGTCACCGCCTACCTCGACCGATGCGACGACGCCTGGCGGTCGATGGCGGCGCGGAGCCTCGACGTGCTCGACCGCCACGACGCCTCGGTCCGCAGCGCCGCCGCGCGAGTCGCATCGGGTGCCCGCACCACGCTCGAGCTCGGGGCAGCCCGCCTCGTCGAGCTGCAGGCCGGCATGGCTCGCGAACCCGAGCGCGCCCTGGAGCGGGCCGAGCGCCACGTCGAGTCGCTGCACCGCCACGTCGGAGCACTCGACCCCGCCCGAGTGCTGGCGCGGGGCTGGTCGATCACCCGCGACGCCGACGGGACCCTCGTGCGCAGCGCCGCCTCGGTCGAGCCGGGCACCGCCTTGTCCACCCGTGTCTCCGACGGCACCATCCTGAGCACGACGACCAACACGATCACCACAACAGAGACCAGCACGGAGACCACCGACGATGACCGATCCTGA
- a CDS encoding EAL domain-containing protein — protein sequence MAPRSPRPDAALPFPDMGPEVVIDLRADAVLAHVSDLVAVVGPDGTLLAVSASVEQRLGHRRGGLIGSPVSSLFVADPDDVPAEVLDRIFLEPGAHGPITLSAMTADGRSRTVEAMIDNQLRPDGEGSVVVTAVDLTERRMLDAAMAEQRSLLESIARGVSVDSVADRLVERVEHWLPDAVAAVLLTDVAGTWQVAAAPSVPQTVVEVLHGAAPSSPVGKAIGRLPDCTTVVSAMDPNWFPLRTACRSAGVESLWVRPFHVLGRSEPVGAIVVVRTDHRVLDEGELDLIEQSSHLAAIAVERQLATEALEHRALHDDLTGLPNRTLLLDRVEQALYRASRDRSGVAVLFVDLDRFKHINDTLGHAAGDAVLCEVAGRLQGVLRAGDTVGRLGGDEFLMVCSEIADVTDALTVADRVWDVLQAPVSFHGDDLPMRASVGVAIAEGPETTADEVIRDADHAMYRAKENGRNGVALFDRDDHDRVVSRVDIERGLHGAHDRGELVLHFQPVMHLADRRQTSVEALVRWERPGAGVVGPNEFISIAEDTGLIVPLGAWVIEEAFRSAVAWPELDRGTHMRVAVNLSPRQLSTPGLVDRVTRLFDRTGIDPGRICFEVTELALARDEDLAIATLNRLKGLGVCISIDDFGTGYATLDYLRRFTMADELKIDQRFVAGLGDPLSQEHAIVAASVNLAHSLGIEVVAEGIETEAQLAAAIDLGCDQGQGYLLGCPEHFVAAVATSTADPAPTRRRGARSG from the coding sequence ATGGCACCCCGTAGCCCCCGCCCCGACGCGGCGCTGCCCTTCCCGGACATGGGCCCTGAGGTGGTCATCGACCTGCGCGCCGACGCGGTCCTCGCCCACGTCTCGGACCTGGTCGCGGTCGTGGGACCCGACGGAACCTTGCTCGCGGTCAGCGCCTCGGTCGAGCAGCGGCTCGGCCACCGCAGGGGCGGGCTCATCGGATCGCCTGTCTCGTCGCTCTTCGTGGCCGACCCCGACGATGTGCCCGCCGAGGTGCTCGACCGCATCTTCCTCGAACCGGGGGCGCACGGGCCCATCACGCTGTCGGCCATGACGGCGGATGGGCGCTCTCGCACCGTGGAGGCGATGATCGACAACCAGCTCAGACCCGACGGCGAGGGTTCGGTCGTGGTCACCGCGGTCGATCTCACCGAGCGACGGATGCTCGACGCGGCCATGGCCGAGCAGCGGTCCCTGCTCGAGTCGATCGCTCGCGGCGTGTCGGTCGACAGTGTCGCCGACCGCCTGGTCGAGCGCGTCGAGCACTGGTTGCCCGATGCGGTGGCGGCGGTCCTGCTCACCGACGTCGCCGGCACCTGGCAGGTTGCCGCCGCGCCCTCGGTTCCCCAGACCGTCGTCGAGGTGCTCCACGGCGCGGCGCCGAGCTCGCCGGTCGGCAAGGCGATCGGGCGACTCCCCGACTGCACCACGGTGGTGTCGGCCATGGACCCGAACTGGTTCCCGTTGCGGACCGCGTGCCGGTCGGCCGGCGTCGAGTCGCTGTGGGTGCGTCCCTTCCACGTCCTCGGCCGCAGCGAACCGGTCGGGGCCATCGTGGTTGTTCGCACCGATCACCGTGTGCTCGACGAGGGCGAGCTCGACCTCATCGAGCAGTCGTCGCACCTCGCCGCCATCGCCGTCGAGCGCCAGTTGGCCACCGAGGCGCTCGAACACCGGGCCCTGCACGACGACCTCACCGGACTCCCCAACCGGACTTTGCTGCTCGACCGGGTCGAACAGGCGCTGTACCGGGCGTCGCGCGACCGCTCGGGCGTCGCGGTGCTCTTCGTCGACCTCGATCGCTTCAAGCACATCAACGACACCCTGGGACACGCGGCCGGCGACGCTGTGCTCTGCGAGGTGGCCGGTCGGCTCCAGGGGGTGCTCAGGGCGGGCGACACCGTTGGACGCCTCGGTGGTGACGAGTTCCTCATGGTCTGCTCGGAGATCGCCGACGTCACCGATGCCCTCACCGTCGCCGACCGGGTGTGGGACGTGCTCCAGGCGCCCGTCTCGTTCCACGGGGACGACCTGCCCATGCGCGCCAGCGTCGGTGTCGCCATCGCCGAGGGACCAGAGACCACCGCCGACGAGGTGATCCGCGACGCCGACCACGCCATGTACCGGGCGAAGGAGAACGGACGAAACGGGGTCGCGCTGTTCGATCGTGACGACCATGATCGGGTGGTGAGCCGGGTCGACATCGAACGCGGTCTCCACGGCGCCCACGACCGCGGCGAGCTGGTGCTGCACTTCCAGCCGGTGATGCATCTGGCCGATCGACGTCAGACCAGTGTCGAGGCGCTCGTGCGCTGGGAACGGCCTGGCGCCGGGGTCGTCGGTCCGAACGAGTTCATCTCCATCGCCGAGGACACGGGACTGATCGTGCCGCTGGGTGCGTGGGTGATCGAGGAGGCGTTCCGCTCGGCAGTCGCCTGGCCCGAGCTCGACCGGGGGACCCACATGCGGGTGGCGGTCAACCTGTCGCCGCGACAGCTCTCGACCCCGGGGCTGGTCGATCGGGTCACCCGCCTGTTCGATCGGACCGGCATCGATCCGGGGCGCATCTGCTTCGAGGTCACCGAGCTCGCTCTCGCCCGCGACGAGGACCTGGCCATCGCCACCTTGAACCGGTTGAAGGGCCTGGGGGTCTGCATCTCGATCGACGACTTCGGGACCGGCTACGCGACCCTCGACTACCTGCGTCGCTTCACCATGGCCGACGAGCTCAAGATCGACCAACGGTTCGTGGCCGGACTCGGCGATCCGCTGTCACAGGAGCACGCCATCGTGGCCGCATCGGTCAACCTGGCCCACTCGCTCGGCATCGAGGTGGTGGCCGAGGGCATCGAGACCGAGGCGCAGCTCGCCGCTGCGATCGACCTTGGCTGCGACCAGGGCCAGGGCTACCTGTTGGGGTGCCCCGAGCACTTCGTGGCCGCGGTCGCCACCTCGACCGCGGACCCGGCCCCCACTCGCCGACGAGGAGCCCGTTCGGGCTAG
- a CDS encoding serine hydrolase domain-containing protein produces MKHDPDAAGLEPRQLERLSRHLRSRYIEPGKLAGCQTVIARGGTVGYSEALGVADRERGTEIGDDTIWRIYSMTKPITGVALMQLYEQGHFQLTDPVHRFIPAFGDLMVRQRDPDGETHLVEPIRPMTVRDVLMHMSGFGLGAMTLRNPDGGAAGPDSFLDGERDLAAMCDALAQRPLDFHPGTQWAYGVSTDICARLVEIISGQRFDDYLQTNVFDPLAMVDTGFRVTDEALPRFAACYRRASDKSLKLQDDPDTSPYRRQRAMLSGGGGLVSTMADYVRFAQMMLNGGELDGVRVLGPKTVELMTTNHLPGGADMTEYALPGGYGEVGFEGMGFGLTMAVGLGPARTAQIGSVGDYMWGGMASTTFWCDPAEELLVVFMTQLIPSGTYNFRGQLKSLIYPALV; encoded by the coding sequence ATGAAGCACGATCCAGACGCCGCAGGCCTCGAGCCGCGCCAGCTCGAGCGGCTCAGCCGACACCTGCGCTCCCGCTACATCGAGCCCGGCAAGCTCGCCGGCTGCCAGACCGTCATCGCCCGGGGCGGCACGGTCGGCTACTCCGAAGCCTTGGGGGTCGCCGACCGCGAACGTGGCACCGAGATCGGCGACGACACCATCTGGCGCATCTACTCGATGACCAAGCCCATCACCGGTGTCGCCCTCATGCAGCTCTACGAACAGGGGCACTTCCAGCTCACCGATCCCGTCCACCGATTCATCCCCGCCTTCGGCGACCTGATGGTCCGCCAGCGCGACCCCGACGGCGAGACGCACCTGGTCGAGCCCATCCGCCCCATGACCGTCCGCGACGTGCTCATGCACATGTCCGGCTTCGGCTTGGGGGCCATGACGCTGCGCAACCCCGACGGCGGTGCAGCGGGTCCCGACAGCTTTCTCGACGGCGAGCGCGACCTCGCCGCCATGTGCGACGCGCTCGCCCAACGGCCCCTCGACTTCCACCCCGGCACCCAGTGGGCCTACGGCGTGTCCACCGACATCTGCGCCCGGCTGGTCGAGATCATCTCCGGCCAGCGCTTCGACGACTACCTCCAGACGAACGTCTTCGACCCGCTCGCCATGGTCGACACCGGCTTCCGCGTGACCGACGAGGCGCTTCCTCGCTTCGCCGCCTGCTACCGCCGGGCCAGCGACAAGTCGCTCAAGCTCCAGGATGACCCCGATACCAGCCCCTACCGCCGCCAGCGCGCCATGCTGTCGGGAGGCGGTGGTCTGGTGTCCACGATGGCTGACTACGTGCGCTTCGCCCAGATGATGCTCAACGGTGGCGAGCTCGACGGGGTTCGGGTCCTCGGACCCAAGACCGTCGAGCTCATGACGACGAACCACCTGCCCGGCGGGGCTGACATGACCGAGTACGCCCTCCCCGGTGGCTACGGCGAGGTCGGCTTCGAGGGCATGGGCTTCGGCCTCACCATGGCGGTCGGCCTCGGGCCGGCCCGCACCGCCCAGATCGGATCGGTCGGCGACTACATGTGGGGCGGCATGGCCTCCACCACGTTCTGGTGCGATCCGGCCGAGGAGCTGCTGGTGGTGTTCATGACCCAGCTCATCCCATCGGGCACCTACAACTTCCGGGGACAACTCAAGTCGCTGATCTACCCGGCGCTCGTCTAG
- the tadA gene encoding tRNA adenosine(34) deaminase TadA, giving the protein MSHQDLMQVALDEARRAPAHGDAPIGAVVAHQGHVIARRHNERELHGDPTAHAEILALRDAATELANGWRLEDTTLVVTLEPCPMCAGAAVAARVATVVYGAADPKAGACGSLYNLCADPRLNHEPDVVHGVLGEECGDLLRSFFAARRT; this is encoded by the coding sequence GTGTCACACCAGGATCTGATGCAGGTGGCACTCGACGAGGCCCGGCGGGCACCCGCCCACGGCGACGCCCCCATCGGTGCGGTCGTGGCCCACCAGGGGCACGTCATCGCCCGGCGCCACAACGAGCGCGAACTGCACGGCGACCCCACCGCGCACGCCGAGATCCTGGCGCTGCGCGACGCTGCGACCGAGCTCGCCAACGGATGGCGACTCGAGGACACCACCCTGGTCGTGACCCTCGAACCGTGTCCCATGTGCGCGGGAGCAGCCGTCGCGGCGCGGGTCGCAACCGTCGTCTACGGCGCCGCCGACCCCAAGGCCGGCGCCTGCGGATCGCTCTACAACCTGTGCGCCGACCCCCGCCTCAACCACGAGCCCGACGTGGTGCACGGCGTGCTCGGCGAGGAGTGCGGCGACCTGTTGCGCTCCTTCTTCGCAGCGCGTCGCACCTGA
- a CDS encoding chloride channel protein: MTSRGRSPWSAASTVAARNELRELMSMARRVVFAAAITGVVVGVVVGVFDRVVDRELLEQLLEAPIGLQMVLPGLGLVVSVLALRWIGAGASPATTDEYLRAFHGLEARFDGRAFFARLVASSATLGSGGALGFEGPSVYFGTGIGQAFGTRVRALLARDDVRLLLVAGAAAGVGAIFRAPATGAVFAIEVPFRNELARRSLLPALVGAASGYLAFVAINGTEPLFPVAGATLIDGRDLIGAALVGITCGAGARLFGMVIRWAKGVADRSRALVVTPIAAVLLGGLVVASHAAFDGLALTLGPGLPAIEWVFEFETTIWLLVLLGSMRVVATAATVAGSGTGGLFVPLVVQGAITGQAIGVLIGSHNPTLYPVLGIAAFLGAGYRVPLAAVMFVAEATGRPGFVVPGLIAAVFGQILAGSSSVTAYQRDERLGHLERRAGLPISTALITDVATTDPDDSLAELFTEHIALARRRAIPVVEGERSYSGMVLLDDVLAVESERWMETSVSEVMRTDLVVLDPDTTVAAALTALSKSPADHLAVVDSAGQLYGLVSQESILDLGELMDRLDADDPSGSGPR; the protein is encoded by the coding sequence ATGACCTCGCGTGGACGATCACCGTGGAGTGCCGCATCCACGGTTGCCGCGCGCAACGAGCTGCGCGAGCTGATGTCGATGGCCCGCCGCGTCGTGTTCGCGGCGGCGATCACCGGTGTGGTCGTCGGTGTGGTCGTCGGTGTGTTCGACCGGGTGGTCGACCGCGAGCTGCTCGAGCAGCTGCTCGAGGCCCCGATCGGGTTGCAGATGGTGCTTCCCGGGCTCGGCCTCGTGGTGTCGGTGCTGGCGTTGCGATGGATCGGGGCGGGGGCCAGTCCGGCCACCACAGACGAGTACCTGCGCGCGTTCCACGGTCTCGAAGCCCGCTTCGACGGCCGGGCGTTCTTCGCCCGGCTGGTGGCCAGCAGTGCCACCCTCGGTTCGGGTGGTGCTCTCGGCTTCGAGGGACCGTCGGTCTACTTCGGGACCGGGATCGGCCAGGCGTTCGGCACCAGGGTGCGGGCCCTGCTTGCCCGTGACGACGTCCGACTCCTGCTGGTGGCCGGCGCCGCGGCCGGGGTTGGGGCCATCTTCCGGGCACCGGCCACCGGCGCGGTGTTCGCCATCGAGGTCCCGTTCCGCAACGAGCTGGCCCGCCGGAGCCTGCTGCCAGCGCTCGTGGGTGCGGCGTCGGGCTATCTCGCCTTCGTCGCCATCAACGGCACCGAGCCGTTGTTCCCGGTGGCCGGGGCGACACTGATCGATGGACGCGACCTCATCGGTGCCGCCCTGGTGGGCATCACCTGTGGGGCCGGTGCTCGCCTGTTCGGGATGGTGATCCGATGGGCGAAGGGTGTGGCCGACCGCTCCCGAGCGCTGGTGGTCACCCCGATCGCGGCCGTGCTCCTCGGTGGTCTGGTCGTGGCCAGTCACGCGGCGTTCGACGGGCTCGCGCTCACCCTCGGTCCCGGATTGCCCGCCATCGAGTGGGTGTTCGAGTTCGAGACCACCATCTGGTTGCTCGTGTTGTTGGGGAGCATGCGCGTCGTCGCCACCGCGGCGACGGTGGCGGGATCGGGAACCGGCGGGCTCTTCGTGCCGCTGGTCGTGCAAGGCGCCATCACCGGTCAGGCCATCGGGGTGCTCATCGGGAGCCACAACCCCACCCTCTACCCGGTGCTCGGCATCGCCGCGTTCCTGGGCGCCGGCTACCGCGTGCCCTTGGCTGCGGTGATGTTCGTGGCCGAGGCGACCGGGCGGCCAGGGTTCGTGGTCCCGGGGCTCATCGCCGCCGTGTTCGGCCAGATACTGGCCGGAAGCAGCTCGGTCACCGCCTACCAGCGCGACGAGCGACTCGGCCACCTCGAGCGTCGTGCCGGCCTTCCCATCTCCACCGCGCTCATCACCGACGTGGCCACCACCGATCCCGACGACTCGCTGGCCGAGCTGTTCACCGAGCACATCGCGCTCGCCCGTCGCCGCGCCATCCCCGTTGTCGAGGGTGAGCGGTCCTACAGCGGGATGGTGCTGCTCGATGACGTCCTTGCCGTGGAGAGCGAGCGTTGGATGGAGACATCGGTCAGCGAGGTCATGCGCACCGACCTCGTCGTGCTCGATCCCGACACCACGGTGGCGGCGGCGCTCACCGCCCTGTCGAAGTCACCCGCCGATCACCTCGCGGTCGTCGACTCCGCCGGGCAACTCTACGGCCTGGTGTCCCAGGAGTCGATCCTCGATCTGGGCGAGCTCATGGACCGTCTCGACGCCGATGATCCGTCCGGATCCGGTCCCCGCTGA
- the dnaX gene encoding DNA polymerase III subunit gamma/tau encodes MAYQTLYRRYRSQRFSDLVGQDHVVRALRSAVRDERVGHAYLFSGPRGTGKTSTARILAKALNCDHLEGGDPCGTCESCRSIESGASFDLHELDAASNNGVEAIRDLISRTGIGSPGRTKVYILDEVHMLSAGASNALLKTLEDPPPHVVFVLATTDPHKVLPTIRSRTQHLEFGLIAADVLAAHVRWVIADAGLDVDEEGIGYALRQGGGSARDTLSALEQIVSAGGVPTEGGSSDEIIDALCERDSGAAMAAVASAMAVGREPRPLAEDLLGALRDVFLASVGGPLDHLTDTTREQARDRAHRMGRASITRALELVGEAIADMRHVGDTRIPLEVALVRLSNPEVDTSLEALVERVSRLERLLEGGGAPAPTSSPGPAPAAHDAPAAPGAASAPPSVPPPPMPPRAGSSPKSDPRSAAPPPSPAEPVSPERPEASPPSSGGELPSLDAMASAWQAQVMGRLSNRARARYGAGRFVAVDTHAVFALPNPIHRDRCEDLRPEVESALADHFGVAVPLRLVVDGESVPGPDSGPAGARATAQTGAPPAGAGDGGRGTATATDTDNDGPDDPDDVGDVSELSDADVGAPSSVERITELFPGAEVVEEQR; translated from the coding sequence ATGGCATACCAGACCCTCTACCGGCGCTATCGCTCGCAGCGCTTCAGCGACCTGGTCGGCCAAGACCACGTGGTGCGCGCCCTGCGCAGCGCGGTGCGCGACGAGCGGGTTGGACACGCCTACTTGTTCAGCGGTCCGCGAGGCACCGGCAAGACCTCCACCGCCCGCATCCTGGCCAAGGCGCTCAACTGCGACCACCTCGAAGGGGGCGACCCCTGCGGCACCTGCGAGAGCTGCCGCTCGATCGAGTCCGGGGCGTCGTTCGACCTGCACGAGCTCGATGCCGCGTCCAACAACGGGGTCGAGGCGATCCGCGACCTCATCAGCCGCACCGGCATCGGGTCCCCTGGCCGCACCAAGGTCTACATCCTCGACGAGGTCCACATGCTGTCGGCGGGAGCGTCCAACGCCCTGCTCAAGACGCTCGAGGACCCGCCACCCCACGTGGTGTTCGTGCTGGCCACCACCGATCCTCACAAGGTGCTGCCGACCATCCGCAGCCGCACCCAGCACCTCGAGTTCGGGCTCATCGCCGCCGATGTGCTCGCCGCCCACGTCCGCTGGGTGATCGCCGACGCCGGGCTCGACGTCGATGAGGAGGGCATCGGCTATGCCCTCCGTCAGGGCGGTGGGTCGGCACGGGACACGCTGTCGGCGTTGGAGCAGATCGTCTCTGCCGGCGGTGTGCCCACCGAAGGCGGCTCGAGCGACGAGATCATCGACGCCCTGTGCGAGCGAGACAGCGGCGCCGCCATGGCCGCGGTGGCGTCGGCGATGGCGGTCGGGCGTGAACCGCGTCCGCTGGCCGAAGACCTGCTGGGGGCGCTGCGCGACGTCTTCCTCGCCTCGGTCGGTGGTCCGCTCGACCACCTCACCGACACCACCCGCGAACAGGCCCGCGACCGCGCCCATCGCATGGGTCGCGCGTCGATCACGCGGGCCTTGGAGCTGGTGGGCGAGGCGATCGCCGACATGCGCCACGTGGGCGATACCCGGATCCCGCTCGAGGTGGCGTTGGTTCGCCTCTCCAACCCCGAGGTCGACACCTCGCTCGAAGCGCTCGTCGAACGGGTGTCGCGGCTCGAACGCCTGCTCGAGGGTGGTGGGGCTCCGGCGCCCACCTCTTCGCCGGGTCCTGCCCCCGCGGCGCACGACGCGCCCGCGGCACCAGGCGCTGCGAGCGCACCACCATCTGTACCACCACCGCCGATGCCGCCACGGGCCGGTTCCAGCCCGAAGTCCGACCCTCGGTCGGCTGCTCCGCCGCCGAGCCCCGCCGAACCGGTCTCTCCCGAACGGCCCGAGGCGAGCCCGCCATCCTCCGGGGGCGAGCTGCCGAGCCTCGACGCGATGGCCAGCGCCTGGCAGGCGCAGGTGATGGGTCGGCTCTCCAACCGGGCGCGGGCGCGCTACGGAGCGGGACGGTTCGTGGCGGTCGACACCCACGCGGTGTTCGCGCTACCCAACCCCATCCACCGCGACCGCTGCGAGGACCTCCGCCCCGAGGTCGAGTCCGCGCTCGCCGACCACTTCGGCGTCGCGGTTCCGCTGCGGCTCGTGGTCGACGGCGAGTCGGTGCCGGGTCCCGACTCGGGCCCTGCCGGCGCCCGGGCCACTGCACAGACCGGAGCGCCCCCGGCGGGCGCGGGCGACGGCGGTCGCGGCACCGCCACCGCCACCGATACCGACAACGACGGCCCCGACGACCCCGACGATGTCGGCGATGTCTCCGAGCTCAGCGACGCTGACGTGGGCGCCCCGAGCTCGGTCGAGCGCATCACCGAGCTGTTTCCCGGCGCCGAGGTGGTCGAGGAGCAGCGATGA